One part of the Arabidopsis thaliana chromosome 1 sequence genome encodes these proteins:
- a CDS encoding thiamine diphosphate-binding fold (THDP-binding) superfamily protein (Thiamin diphosphate-binding fold (THDP-binding) superfamily protein; FUNCTIONS IN: oxidoreductase activity, acting on the aldehyde or oxo group of donors, disulfide as acceptor, 3-methyl-2-oxobutanoate dehydrogenase (2-methylpropanoyl-transferring) activity; INVOLVED IN: metabolic process; EXPRESSED IN: guard cell; CONTAINS InterPro DOMAIN/s: Dehydrogenase, E1 component (InterPro:IPR001017); BEST Arabidopsis thaliana protein match is: Thiamin diphosphate-binding fold (THDP-binding) superfamily protein (TAIR:AT5G09300.1); Has 9510 Blast hits to 9506 proteins in 1925 species: Archae - 124; Bacteria - 6142; Metazoa - 513; Fungi - 243; Plants - 187; Viruses - 0; Other Eukaryotes - 2301 (source: NCBI BLink).) has translation MAIWFARSKTLVSSLRHNLNLSTILIKRDYSHRPIFYTTSQLSSTAYLSPFGSLRHESTAVETQADHLVQQIDEVDAQELDFPGGKVGYTSEMKFIPESSSRRIPCYRVLDEDGRIIPDSDFIPVSEKLAVRMYEQMATLQVMDHIFYEAQRQGRISFYLTSVGEEAINIASAAALSPDDVVLPQYREPGVLLWRGFTLEEFANQCFGNKADYGKGRQMPIHYGSNRLNYFTISSPIATQLPQAAGVGYSLKMDKKNACTVTFIGDGGTSEGDFHAGLNFAAVMEAPVVFICRNNGWAISTHISEQFRSDGIVVKGQAYGIRSIRVDGNDALAVYSAVRSAREMAVTEQRPVLIEMMTYRVGHHSTSDDSTKYRAADEIQYWKMSRNPVNRFRKWVEDNGWWSEEDESKLRSNARKQLLQAIQAAEKWEKQPLTELFNDVYDVKPKNLEEQELGLKELVKKQPQDYPPGFHV, from the exons ATGGCGATCTGGTTTGCTAGATCCAAAACCCTTGTTTCTAGCTTGAGACATAATCTAAATTTGTCGACAATTCTCATAAAACGTGATTACTCTCATCGTCCCATCTTCTATACAACTTCTCAGTTATCTTCAACGGCGTATTTGAGTCCCTTCGGTAGCCTCCGTCATGAGTCTACGGCCGTGGAGACACAGGCTGATCATTTGGTTCAGCAGATTGATGAAGTCGATGCCCAG GAACTGGATTTCCCAGGAGGCAAAGTCGGTTACACATCGGAGATGAAATTCATACCGGAATCATCTTCAAGGAGGATTCCATGTTACCGGGTTCTTGACGAAGACGGACGAATCATCCCCGATAGCGATTTTATTCCG GTGAGTGAGAAACTCGCTGTTAGAATGTACGAACAAATGGCGACGCTACAAGTAATGGATCACATCTTCTACGAAGCTCAACGTCAAGGAAGAATATCTTTTTATCTTACTTCCGTCGGAGAAGAAGCCATTAACATCGCTTCAGCAGCTGCTCTCAGTCCTGACGACGTCGTTTTACCTCAG TACCGAGAACCTGGAGTTCTTTTGTGGCGTGGCTTCACGTTGGAGGAGTTTGCTAATCAGTGTTTTGGGAACAAAGCTGATTATGGCAAAGGCAGACAAATGCCAATTCATTACGGTTCCAATCGTCTTAATTACTTCACTATCTCCTCTCCAATTGC CACGCAACTTCCTCAAGCTGCTGGAGTTGGTTATTCTTTGAAAATGGACAAGAAGAATGCTTGTACTGTTACATTCATCGGAGATGGTGGCACAAGCGAG GGAGATTTTCACGCCGGATTGAATTTTGCGGCCGTAATGGAAGCTCCGGTTGTGTTTATATGTCGGAACAACGGTTGGGCGATTAGTACTCATATCTCAGAACAGTTTAGAA GTGATGGAATAGTTGTGAAAGGTCAAGCTTACGGTATCCGAAGCATCCGTGTGGACGGTAACGATGCACTTGCGGTTTATAGTGCTGTACGCTCAGCTCGAGAAATGGCTGTAACAGAACAAAGACCTGTTCTCATTGAG ATGATGACATATAGAGTAGGACATCATTCTACATCAGATGATTCAACTAAGTACAGGGCGGCGGATGAAATCCAGTACTGGAAAATGTCGAGAAACCCTGTGAATAGATTTCGGAAATGGGTCGAAGATAACGGATGGTGGAGTGAGGAAGATGAATCCAAGCTAAGATCTAACGCAAGAAAACAG CTTCTGCAAGCGATTCAGGCTGCGGAGAAGTGGGAGAAACAACCATTGACAGAGTTGTTTAACGATGTATATGATGTTAAACCGAAGAACCTAGAAGAGCAAGAACTTGGTTTGAAGGAATTAGTAAAGAAACAACCTCAAGATTATCCTCCTGGCTTTCATGTTTGA
- a CDS encoding thiamine diphosphate-binding fold (THDP-binding) superfamily protein, with the protein MTCQVRQGNTCTCRPSNPLPLNIVKNDNFSLLLLYSSPFSSLLLFFVHFLTDMAIWFARSKTLVSSLRHNLNLSTILIKRDYSHRPIFYTTSQLSSTAYLSPFGSLRHESTAVETQADHLVQQIDEVDAQELDFPGGKVGYTSEMKFIPESSSRRIPCYRVLDEDGRIIPDSDFIPVSEKLAVRMYEQMATLQVMDHIFYEAQRQGRISFYLTSVGEEAINIASAAALSPDDVVLPQYREPGVLLWRGFTLEEFANQCFGNKADYGKGRQMPIHYGSNRLNYFTISSPIATQLPQAAGVGYSLKMDKKNACTVTFIGDGGTSEGDFHAGLNFAAVMEAPVVFICRNNGWAISTHISEQFRSMKLT; encoded by the exons ATGACATGTCAAGTCCGACAAGGAAATACATGCACTTGTCGTCCTTCTAATCCTTTGCCCTTAAACATCGTTAAAAACGAcaacttctctcttcttcttctctactcttctccattttcttctcttcttctcttctttgtccaTTTTTTGACAGATATGGCGATCTGGTTTGCTAGATCCAAAACCCTTGTTTCTAGCTTGAGACATAATCTAAATTTGTCGACAATTCTCATAAAACGTGATTACTCTCATCGTCCCATCTTCTATACAACTTCTCAGTTATCTTCAACGGCGTATTTGAGTCCCTTCGGTAGCCTCCGTCATGAGTCTACGGCCGTGGAGACACAGGCTGATCATTTGGTTCAGCAGATTGATGAAGTCGATGCCCAG GAACTGGATTTCCCAGGAGGCAAAGTCGGTTACACATCGGAGATGAAATTCATACCGGAATCATCTTCAAGGAGGATTCCATGTTACCGGGTTCTTGACGAAGACGGACGAATCATCCCCGATAGCGATTTTATTCCG GTGAGTGAGAAACTCGCTGTTAGAATGTACGAACAAATGGCGACGCTACAAGTAATGGATCACATCTTCTACGAAGCTCAACGTCAAGGAAGAATATCTTTTTATCTTACTTCCGTCGGAGAAGAAGCCATTAACATCGCTTCAGCAGCTGCTCTCAGTCCTGACGACGTCGTTTTACCTCAG TACCGAGAACCTGGAGTTCTTTTGTGGCGTGGCTTCACGTTGGAGGAGTTTGCTAATCAGTGTTTTGGGAACAAAGCTGATTATGGCAAAGGCAGACAAATGCCAATTCATTACGGTTCCAATCGTCTTAATTACTTCACTATCTCCTCTCCAATTGC CACGCAACTTCCTCAAGCTGCTGGAGTTGGTTATTCTTTGAAAATGGACAAGAAGAATGCTTGTACTGTTACATTCATCGGAGATGGTGGCACAAGCGAG GGAGATTTTCACGCCGGATTGAATTTTGCGGCCGTAATGGAAGCTCCGGTTGTGTTTATATGTCGGAACAACGGTTGGGCGATTAGTACTCATATCTCAGAACAGTTTAGAAGTATGAAACTAACTtaa
- a CDS encoding thiamine diphosphate-binding fold (THDP-binding) superfamily protein: MKFIPESSSRRIPCYRVLDEDGRIIPDSDFIPVSEKLAVRMYEQMATLQVMDHIFYEAQRQGRISFYLTSVGEEAINIASAAALSPDDVVLPQYREPGVLLWRGFTLEEFANQCFGNKADYGKGRQMPIHYGSNRLNYFTISSPIATQLPQAAGVGYSLKMDKKNACTVTFIGDGGTSEGDFHAGLNFAAVMEAPVVFICRNNGWAISTHISEQFRSDGIVVKGQAYGIRSIRVDGNDALAVYSAVRSAREMAVTEQRPVLIEMMTYRVGHHSTSDDSTKYRAADEIQYWKMSRNPVNRFRKWVEDNGWWSEEDESKLRSNARKQLLQAIQAAEKWEKQPLTELFNDVYDVKPKNLEEQELGLKELVKKQPQDYPPGFHV; the protein is encoded by the exons ATGAAATTCATACCGGAATCATCTTCAAGGAGGATTCCATGTTACCGGGTTCTTGACGAAGACGGACGAATCATCCCCGATAGCGATTTTATTCCG GTGAGTGAGAAACTCGCTGTTAGAATGTACGAACAAATGGCGACGCTACAAGTAATGGATCACATCTTCTACGAAGCTCAACGTCAAGGAAGAATATCTTTTTATCTTACTTCCGTCGGAGAAGAAGCCATTAACATCGCTTCAGCAGCTGCTCTCAGTCCTGACGACGTCGTTTTACCTCAG TACCGAGAACCTGGAGTTCTTTTGTGGCGTGGCTTCACGTTGGAGGAGTTTGCTAATCAGTGTTTTGGGAACAAAGCTGATTATGGCAAAGGCAGACAAATGCCAATTCATTACGGTTCCAATCGTCTTAATTACTTCACTATCTCCTCTCCAATTGC CACGCAACTTCCTCAAGCTGCTGGAGTTGGTTATTCTTTGAAAATGGACAAGAAGAATGCTTGTACTGTTACATTCATCGGAGATGGTGGCACAAGCGAG GGAGATTTTCACGCCGGATTGAATTTTGCGGCCGTAATGGAAGCTCCGGTTGTGTTTATATGTCGGAACAACGGTTGGGCGATTAGTACTCATATCTCAGAACAGTTTAGAA GTGATGGAATAGTTGTGAAAGGTCAAGCTTACGGTATCCGAAGCATCCGTGTGGACGGTAACGATGCACTTGCGGTTTATAGTGCTGTACGCTCAGCTCGAGAAATGGCTGTAACAGAACAAAGACCTGTTCTCATTGAG ATGATGACATATAGAGTAGGACATCATTCTACATCAGATGATTCAACTAAGTACAGGGCGGCGGATGAAATCCAGTACTGGAAAATGTCGAGAAACCCTGTGAATAGATTTCGGAAATGGGTCGAAGATAACGGATGGTGGAGTGAGGAAGATGAATCCAAGCTAAGATCTAACGCAAGAAAACAG CTTCTGCAAGCGATTCAGGCTGCGGAGAAGTGGGAGAAACAACCATTGACAGAGTTGTTTAACGATGTATATGATGTTAAACCGAAGAACCTAGAAGAGCAAGAACTTGGTTTGAAGGAATTAGTAAAGAAACAACCTCAAGATTATCCTCCTGGCTTTCATGTTTGA
- the SKP2A gene encoding F-box/RNI-like superfamily protein (SKP2A; CONTAINS InterPro DOMAIN/s: F-box domain, cyclin-like (InterPro:IPR001810), F-box domain, Skp2-like (InterPro:IPR022364), Leucine-rich repeat, cysteine-containing subtype (InterPro:IPR006553); BEST Arabidopsis thaliana protein match is: RNI-like superfamily protein (TAIR:AT1G77000.2); Has 8874 Blast hits to 3879 proteins in 263 species: Archae - 0; Bacteria - 386; Metazoa - 3510; Fungi - 1080; Plants - 2969; Viruses - 9; Other Eukaryotes - 920 (source: NCBI BLink).), producing MVMGGEASMELDQCFQKMKMEGISIKEWKDIPVELLMRILSLVDDRNVIVASGVCTGWRDAISFGLTRLRLSWCNNNMNSLVLSLVPKFVKLQTLNLRQDKPQLEDNAVEAIANHCHELQELDLSKSLKITDRSLYALAHGCPDLTKLNLSGCTSFSDTAIAYLTRFCRKLKVLNLCGCVKAVTDNALEAIGNNCNQMQSLNLGWCENISDDGVMSLAYGCPDLRTLDLCGCVLITDESVVALADWCVHLRSLGLYYCRNITDRAMYSLAQSGVKNKPGSWKSVKKGKYDEEGLRSLNISQCTALTPSAVQAVCDSFPALHTCSGRHSLVMSGCLNLTTVHCACILQAHRAHNAVPHPAH from the exons ATGGTGATGGGAGGAGAAGCATCCATGGAACTGGACCAGTGTTttcagaagatgaagatggaaGGAATCTCGATCAAAGAGTGGAAAGATATCCCTGTGGAGCTTCTGATGAGGATCCTTTCCCTTGTTGATGATCGTAATGTCATTGTTGCTTCTGGTGTTTGCACTGGCTGGAGAGATGCTATCTCTTTTGGCCTCACTCGTCTCCGTCTATCTTG gtgcaacaacaacatgaaCAGCTTggttctttctcttgttcCCAAGTTTGTAAAGCTGCAGACTTTAAATCTAAGGCAGGACAAACCGCAACTAGAGGACAATGCAGTGGAGGCCATAGCAAATCACTGCCATGAGTTACAAGAACTTGATCTCAGCAAAAGCTTGAAAATTACAGACCGTTCACTTTATGCACTTGCTCATGGTTGCCCAGACCTCACAAAACTCAACCTTAGTGGCTGCACTTCATTCAGCGACACTGCTATTGCGTATTTGACCAGATTCTGCAGAAAGCTTAAAGTTTTGAATCTTTGCGGATGTGTCAAAGCTGTAACTGACAATGCCTTGGAG GCTATTGGGAATAACTGCAATCAGATGCAGTCACTAAACTTGGGATGGTGTGAGAATATCAGTGATGATGGGGTAATGAGTTTAGCTTATGGCTGTCCAGATCTCAGGACCCTTGACCTCTGCGGCTGTGTTCTTATTACAG ATGAGAGTGTGGTAGCTCTAGCAGACTGGTGTGTCCACTTGAGGTCACTGGGGCTATACTATTGCAGAAACATAACAGACAGAGCAATGTACTCGCTAGCTCAAAGCGGGGTAAAGAACAAACCGGGATCGTGGAAATCGGTTAAGAAAGGTAAATACGATGAAGAAGGACTGAGAAGTCTCAACATTAGCCAATGCACTGCCCTTACACCTTCAGCGGTTCAAGCTGTTTGCGATTCATTTCCCGCACTTCACACATGCTCAGGAAGGCATTCGCTTGTCATGAGCGGCTGTCTGAACTTAACAACTGTGCACTGTGCTTGTATCCTTCAGGCTCATCGTGCACACAATGCGGTTCCTCATCCTGCTCATTAA
- a CDS encoding thiamine diphosphate-binding fold (THDP-binding) superfamily protein — MVKELDFPGGKVGYTSEMKFIPESSSRRIPCYRVLDEDGRIIPDSDFIPVSEKLAVRMYEQMATLQVMDHIFYEAQRQGRISFYLTSVGEEAINIASAAALSPDDVVLPQYREPGVLLWRGFTLEEFANQCFGNKADYGKGRQMPIHYGSNRLNYFTISSPIATQLPQAAGVGYSLKMDKKNACTVTFIGDGGTSEGDFHAGLNFAAVMEAPVVFICRNNGWAISTHISEQFRSDGIVVKGQAYGIRSIRVDGNDALAVYSAVRSAREMAVTEQRPVLIEMMTYRVGHHSTSDDSTKYRAADEIQYWKMSRNPVNRFRKWVEDNGWWSEEDESKLRSNARKQLLQAIQAAEKWEKQPLTELFNDVYDVKPKNLEEQELGLKELVKKQPQDYPPGFHV; from the exons ATGGTAAAG GAACTGGATTTCCCAGGAGGCAAAGTCGGTTACACATCGGAGATGAAATTCATACCGGAATCATCTTCAAGGAGGATTCCATGTTACCGGGTTCTTGACGAAGACGGACGAATCATCCCCGATAGCGATTTTATTCCG GTGAGTGAGAAACTCGCTGTTAGAATGTACGAACAAATGGCGACGCTACAAGTAATGGATCACATCTTCTACGAAGCTCAACGTCAAGGAAGAATATCTTTTTATCTTACTTCCGTCGGAGAAGAAGCCATTAACATCGCTTCAGCAGCTGCTCTCAGTCCTGACGACGTCGTTTTACCTCAG TACCGAGAACCTGGAGTTCTTTTGTGGCGTGGCTTCACGTTGGAGGAGTTTGCTAATCAGTGTTTTGGGAACAAAGCTGATTATGGCAAAGGCAGACAAATGCCAATTCATTACGGTTCCAATCGTCTTAATTACTTCACTATCTCCTCTCCAATTGC CACGCAACTTCCTCAAGCTGCTGGAGTTGGTTATTCTTTGAAAATGGACAAGAAGAATGCTTGTACTGTTACATTCATCGGAGATGGTGGCACAAGCGAG GGAGATTTTCACGCCGGATTGAATTTTGCGGCCGTAATGGAAGCTCCGGTTGTGTTTATATGTCGGAACAACGGTTGGGCGATTAGTACTCATATCTCAGAACAGTTTAGAA GTGATGGAATAGTTGTGAAAGGTCAAGCTTACGGTATCCGAAGCATCCGTGTGGACGGTAACGATGCACTTGCGGTTTATAGTGCTGTACGCTCAGCTCGAGAAATGGCTGTAACAGAACAAAGACCTGTTCTCATTGAG ATGATGACATATAGAGTAGGACATCATTCTACATCAGATGATTCAACTAAGTACAGGGCGGCGGATGAAATCCAGTACTGGAAAATGTCGAGAAACCCTGTGAATAGATTTCGGAAATGGGTCGAAGATAACGGATGGTGGAGTGAGGAAGATGAATCCAAGCTAAGATCTAACGCAAGAAAACAG CTTCTGCAAGCGATTCAGGCTGCGGAGAAGTGGGAGAAACAACCATTGACAGAGTTGTTTAACGATGTATATGATGTTAAACCGAAGAACCTAGAAGAGCAAGAACTTGGTTTGAAGGAATTAGTAAAGAAACAACCTCAAGATTATCCTCCTGGCTTTCATGTTTGA